CGACGGAGCCAGCCAGCAGACCGGCTGGCAGATTATTGACCAGGTTGCTAATCAAGGCCAGAGTCACGCCCGTTCCCCAAGTGGTCGCCATCGCGGAACGATGGGTCGCCGTTTGCAGAACATGAATGAGCGCGTTGAGCACGCCGCTGCGTTCAAGCGCCTCTACCAGCACGAAGAGACCGGCCACCAGCGGCAAAATTTCCCAGGAAGCGTCCTTCATAACGGTCCACGGCGAGTCGCGCTTTAGGAAAAGCACCACCGCAGCAGTCGCTACAGCGGCGACAAATGTCGGCAGTCCAAGGTCAACGCCGAAGCCGGAGACAAGCAGAAGCACGATTGCCGTGCCCACGATGCCGCAAGCGGTCATGCGGCCACCGCTGGACAGACCAGGTACATCGACCTCAGCGGCTATTACCTCCTGGCTGAGCGAATCGCGCTGCGTGAACCGGAGGACAGTGTAAGTAACCGCGATCGACAGCACCGATGGCAACGCGAACCGCCCCAGCCATTGCAGCAGCGGCGGCATATGGCCACGGAATATGATCAGGTTGGCTGGATTTGAGATCGGCAGGACGAAGCTGGCCGCGTTTGCTATGAACGCGCAGATCAACACGTAGGGGAGTGGGTTCTTCACCTTGGCGGCCTTGGTCGCGGCAAAGACGGCCGGCGTGAGAACCACCGCCGTAGCGTCGTTCGACATAAAAACTGTAACCACTGTGCCGACGCCAAAAACCAGCGCGAACAGCTTCGTCGCGGAGCCGTCCGCCAAGCGAGCGGCTTGCCCGGCTAGAAAATCGAACAAACCTTCTTTGCGCGCCAACTCCGCCAGGAGCATCATGCCGCTCAGAAACAGGTACACATCGATCCCCTTCGCCACCGCCTTCAGTGCGTCGCTCCATGCGAGCAGACCGAGCACGACCAGCATGACTGCGCCGGACACAGCCCAGATAGCCTCGGGCAGCTTCCACGGGCGGGCGATCACGCCGAGGGTGCTCAGTGCGGCGATAGCCCAGATAGTGTCGTTCGCAGTGGTCAACGCGTAGCCATCGAAACCCGCGCAGGAGCATCGCCTTTCCAGTCGAGGGTTTCAGGCATGAACAACCACAGGATCGCAAAGGCGGCAGCAGCCACTGAGGCCAGGAACAGAAACCCGGCTCTGTAGCTGAAGTGGTGAACGATGGATCCGGCGATCGTTTGGCTGAGAGCCGCGCCGACTCCCACCGCTGTCGCGATCGCGCCCAGCGTGAGATTAAATCGCCCGGTGCCACGCGTCAGATCGGCTATCACCAGGACGGAAACGACCGCGAAAATGCCGGCGCCGATACCGTCAAGCACCTGGATGCCGACCAGCAGGTAGATGCTGCTGGTGAGGGTGTAAAGGACGCCGCGAACCGGTAGCACGCCGAAGCCCATGAGCAGCAGGGGCTTTCTGCCCCATGAACCGGCGCCGCGCCCAACCCATGCGGCGATAAGTGTGATCGTGAACTGAGTAGTCACGACGCAGGCCGACACGAACATCATTGAAGTCCGGCCCTTGCCTTTCGCCAGCATCTCACCAAGCAGCGGGAGCACGGCAGCGTTGGCGAAGTGAAACCTTACTGCGCAACAGAGGAAGATCATCAGCGGGCGATCCTCGATCAGATCCAGAACTCTTGCGGGCTTTCCATCGTCCTCGCCGTCCCTGGCTCCCCTAGCCAGCTCGTAGTCGATATCGTCGGGGTGGATGAGCAACATCGACAAGATGGTCGGGACTGCGAGGAGCGCGACAAAGAAAAAGACAGCGCGGTTCGAAATGAAATATCCGATCTACCCCATCGCGACAGCGGCGACGACGTTGCCGGCCGAGTTGAATGTCTGGTTTCGTCCCTGGCGCAGGTTGAAGAGTTTGTGCCCAACGATTCCGAATGAGATAGCGGCGATGGCAGGCATGAAGAAACTGGACATTGCGCCGATTAGCACTTGTGCTGTCACGACCGGCCAGAATGACGGATGGAACGCGACCAAGAGCGCGCCGATCGCCAACGCGAACACGCCCGCAGCGGTCAGCGCTCGCTTAGACTTGAGCCGGTCTACCAAAGCGCCTGCCGGTGTTTGCGATGCGATGCCGGCGATGCCGCCGATCGTGAGCGCAAGGCCGACGCGCTGCTCGTTCCAGCCGTATGCGGCAAGGTATATAGCGAGGAACGGCCCAACGCCGGTCTGCACGTCGGCCAGCAGGAAGTTGAGCCAGTCCAGTCCACGTAGGCACTTGCTGGAGGGGAGCCTGTCCAGGTCCGAGTCGGAACTAGCGACGGTTGTCCTATCTTTTCGCGTCGGAGCCTATACCTGAGGCAGTCGGCGGTCGTCGCGTCATTCGAGGCACTCTTCAGGTTCAGCACCGCGCGTCGCCACACAGTCTCGGCGCAGGTCAGCATAGTATTCCGTTAATTGTCCCCTTTCTGAATGCGGAGCGCCGAAGGCGACCGGGGAGAGGCTTACCCCGGCGCACGTTCAAGCCCACCTTGCAGGCGGAAGCGGCCGACAAGATAGCTGCTGTTCTCATCGGTTCGGTGGGCTCATGAGGCACGAGGACGCAGGGGTTTCGTTGCCAGTGGCTGTCAACGAAGCGAAGCTCTGTCAAAACCTCGCTAGAAAACTAAAGATTTTTGTTGCTATCCGCCGATCTGATACATCGAACGCTCGCGGGTCGAGCGGCCTTCCAGGAGATGGTGCCCGGTCGGTTTCATCGTAACGGCGTGCTCCAGGATGGCGCTGACTTCCTCGAGCGCCCGAGCGGACCCGGAGCGCAGCGCGCGGCGCACATCGAGTTCATCGTCGTTGAGCAGGCATAGGTGGAACTTGCCGTCCGCCGTGAGACGCATCCGGTTACAGGTGCCGCAGTAGGGCTCGCTGACCGGACTGATGAAGCCGACAACTCCGCGGGCGCCGGACAACCGATAGTTGCGCGATTCGTCGGCGAGGTTTTCGGTCGGAAGCTCGTTTAGGGGTCCCAACGCGGCCTCGATGCGCCGGCGCGTTTCTATATTCGACACGTAGCGTTTGACCGAAAGCGTGGCGCACTCGCCACCGCCCAAAGGCATCAGTTCGATGAATCTCACGTGCCAATCGCGCTCGAGGGTGAGGCGCGCCAGGTCGACCACCTCGGATTCGTTGTATCCAGCAGTCACCACCGCGTTGAGCTTGATCGGAGTCAGTCCTGCTGCTTCTGCGGCCATGATGCCCTTCCATACGCGGGCGAAACTACCCCAGCGCATCTGCCTTTCGACCGTCTCGGGATTGAGGCTGTCCAGATGCACATTGATGCGGGTGAGGCCCGCTTCCTTGAGGGGTTGCGCCAGATTCTCAAGCAGCATCGCGTTGGTGGTCATCGCCAGATCGTGAACTCCGTCGACCCGGGTCACGCGTTCGACAATTTCTACGAGGTCGGACCGCAGGGTAGGTTCGCCGCCAGTGAGACGGAATTTTTGGAAACCGATGCGAATGGCGGCGCGGACCACCATCTCGATTTCCTGTGCGGTCAGCAAATCCGAGTTGGGCAGAAAACGGATTCCGTCCAGCGGCATGCAATAAACGCAGCGCATGTTGCAGCGGTCGACAACCGAAATACGCAGGTAATCGATCTGGCGGTTGAACGAATCGCGAGGCATCAACTGCATACTAGACGCTGCGCTCTAAAGGAGACAACGAGGAGGTAATTAGAGATTGAGCGCAGCTATGCTTAACCGTCCCTGGCATCAATTCTTGACGCTGGTTGGTCTGGGGAGCATAAAGCCCCCATGCGAAGTAGGGCCGCGCTATTTGCGTTTCTGATGATAACCGCGGGCTGTGCGACTACCCCTCCCGCTCCCGTCGTCTGGTACGTGATTTCACCGACTCCGAGTCGAGATTTTCCGCACGGCAACATTAATTCGCCGATCTCCACCTGGGAAAGAGTGAGGAACTTTCCATCTGTCCATGACTGCCGCGACGCGCTCCGGGGCATTCGCAACGATCTCCATCGTCCGGCCAATTGTGTCGCGAGCGACGATCCCAGGCTGCTGCGCTGACCGTTGTCAGCCGAGTAACCAGTTCCAAGCAATCCTACTTCGCAGAGCCACGCAAACCTGTTAGCCTTTCTCTTTAGGTCAGCGCGAACCGAGCCTTCGCTTTTGCGCTACCCCAGAGCAACGGAAGCTATGCTGTCTAAATTCGTCATCGTACTCGCGTTGGCTTCGCTGGCCGCGATCGCTTTTGAGTATCTGCGCGAGTCCGAGGATGGCGCCCTACTTGAGCAGGAGGTAACGGGGCAACTGGACGCGCTGCGCGAACGCCTGTTTCGGCGCTGATCGAATTTCCCCCTAATTTCAGCAGATGGGATTGTCATCCACGGCGCTGCACTGCGCCGGGCGCGGTGCTAACGCCGCAATCGGTACCGACTGCTCCGGTGGAGGTCGCGAGTCGTGAGCTTTCGGTACCGCGTGTTTCGCGGACTCGCTCGTCTGGACTTCGAGTACCCGTGGCAGGTGCTGCTCGGATGCGCCGCGCTGGCTGTCGTCGCCCTGCTTTACACCCGCGCGCATCTGCAGTTTCAGACCGGGCAGGAAGATCTGATCTCAGGCCACAGCCGCGACACGAGCAACTATCGCCACTATGAGAACGAATTTCCGGACCTCGATTCGTTAATCGTGGTGGTACGTGCGGATCGCGATCCGGCGCGGGCCGAACGATTTGCCGATACGTTTGCAGCGCGCGTGACGGCAGACCACGAGAATGTCAGGAGCGTTCTGTACAAGATCGATGCGGGAGCGCTGGCCAATCGTGCGCTGCTGTACCTGAGCTCCGGGGACCTCGGCGAGCTCGCCGCACACATTCGCGACTACCGGGCATTTCTCTCGGCCTACGCGGCCAATCCCACTCTCAACAATTTCTTCGCGCTCACCAATGGGGAAGCAAACCGCGCGATGACATCGGCGATGGTCGGATCGCTGTTCGGCGACCAGAACTCGCCGGCCGATTCATCCAAGGGAAAGCTCAACCTTGCCCTGGTCGATGCGATGCTCAACGGAATGCTGGCGCGCGGCAACTTCGCCTCCCCGTGGGATGATTTGACCAGCGTGGGTCCGACCCAGGGTGTGCTTCGCGACGGCTACATTGCCTCGGATAACGGCAAGTATCTGATTATGAACGTGGTGCGCGCCGACGAGCACGAGGGTGCGCCGAATACCATCGATGCCATCGACGCTCATCTCGCCGCGGTCCGCGAGCATTTCCCCGGAGTCGAGGCTGGCATGACCGGGGGTCCGGCGCTGGCACGCACGGAGACCACTTCCACCGCCCACGATATCGCGCTGGCCTCACTAATCGCGATCCTAAGCAACGTTCTCCTGGTGGTTATCCCGTTCGGGGGAATCGTCGAACCTGCGTTTGCGCTGGCCGCGTTGCTGATCGGCGTCGCCTGGTCATTTGGCTTTACCGCCCTCGCGATCGGGCATCTGAACCTGCTCTCCGCGGTATTTACCAGCATCCTGGCGGGAATCGGCATCAACTTCCCCATCCACTTGATGGCGCGCTACGACGAAGCTCGCCGTGGCGGGCGCGTTACGCGCGAATCGATCGAACTGGGCGTAGTGAATACCGGAGCTGGCGTGGTCGCCTCGGCGTGTATCATGGCACTCGCCTTCCTGATGCCGATTTTCAGCGACTTTAAGGGAATTGCCGAGTTGGGAATCGTCTCGGCAGGCGGACTTTTCCTGTGCCTCCTCTCGGCGATGCTCGTCTTTCCTTCGCTCCTAGTGATTCGCGACCGTCGGCGCACGCCGCACCTGGCTCCTTCGCTTAAGCTGGTGGAGCGCGAAACCTGGCTGCAGCGAATGTTCGCACGCCCACGACTTACCGTTGCCACGGTTTCGGCGGCGACGATTATCGGGATGGTCGCGGTGCGCGGCCTTCACTTCGATCAGAACCTGCTCAAGCTACAAGCCGAATCGACGGAGGCGGTGCATTTTGAGGAGCTGCTGCTCAAGGATTCGGGCCGCTCATCATGGTTCGCAGTCTCGCTGAACCCGACCCGGGAAGAAGCCCAACGCAGGGCGGAACTGTTCAGCAAACTTCCGCAAGTGGCAGACGCCGAGACGATCGCGACCTATGTTCCCGCCGAGCAGGCGCGAAAGCGCGTCATGCTTGAAGGGCTGCAACCGCTAATCGCGGGACTGAAACTATCTCCGCCGGGTCCGCCCTCGGATCCGGCCCTGCTGCGCCGGGAACTTGCGGCGCTGAACTTCAAGCTCGCGGGTGCGCGCGACAGCGATCCCTCGGGGGCGGCGGCGCACACTGCGGAGCTGACTGCCCAGGCTATCGCCCGACTCGATTCTGATGCGGGAGCGTTCGAGCAGTTCGAAAAAGCAGCGGCCCGCGCGTTCGCGGTCAAGCTCGCGCAATTCAAGGCAATGCTCGATCCCTCTGAAGTGACGATCGACAATCTTCCCACGGAGCTTCGCAATCACTTCATCGGTCGTTCTGGCATCTATCTCGTGCAGATCTACCCGCGCGGTGATGTGTGGGAGGATATCCCGCTGGCGCGCTTTATCGGCGCGCTGCGCGGTGTGGATAGCGATGTGACGGGCGCTCCCGTGCAAGCCTATTCGATCGCCACGGTCATGCGCCGCGGTTACGAACGGGCGGCGGTGCTGGCGCTGATCGCCGTATTCGTGTTTGTCTTTGCCGACTTCCGTAATCTGCGCGACACCGCCCTGGCGACTGTGCCGCTGCTGTTCGGAGGAGCATGGCTGCTGGAGACGATGGGCTTGCTGGGGTGGGAATTCAATCTTGCAAATCTCTTCGCGGTCCCCATCATCATCGGTACCGGGGTCGATAATGGGGTGAACATGCTCTACCGTTGGCGCGAAGAACGCGACAAGTCGCAACTGATTCTTAACACCGCGGTCGGCAAATCGGTGACGATCTCATCGCTCACCACCATCGCGGGATTCGCCGCGCTAATTCCAGCAACGCACCGGGGGATCGCAAGCCTCGGATGGGTGCTCAGCCTCGGCGTCACGTTCATTCTGATTGCAACGCTGGTGGTGCTCCCCGCCATCCTCGAGCTGGTGGGAGGCGCGCTGCCTAGGCGACGCGTTCAGGAACCGGGGGCCGCGAGGATCGCCCTCGAGCCGCAGGTGGGGTCACGGGCAAAGCGAAGCGGGCTGCTCGCGATTCTGATGGTGTGTGTGATCGCTTGGCCGTGCGGGCGCGCCGGCGCCCAGAGTCCGGACGAGAAGGCCGCCTCGGACCGCGCGGTCGACCAGGCCGAGGTGTTGGTCCGTCAAGCCGGTGAGTCCAAGCCGCCGGACAGCCAGAAGATTCGCTCCGCCATCGACAAGCTCCACGACGCGATTCGGATGAATCCGAGCAACGATTCCGCGTACGTCGACCTGGGCTTCTGCTACTCGGTGCTGAAGGACGGACCGACCGCGATAGAGATGTACGTCAAGGCGACGCGGATCAATCCCTCGGGCGCTAACTTCAAGGAATTGGCCGACATCTACATGCGAATCGGCGATCCGGAGAACGGGTTAATGGCCGCCAACGCTGGAATCACGCACGACCCCCAAAACGCGTCGCTCTACAACGCCAAGGGGATGGCGCTTCATGACCTAGGGCGAAACGACGAAGCTGCTACCGCATTTCAGAAGGCGCTTGAGCTCAATCCTAGCTTTGCCGTCGCGCGGGCCAACCTGCGGGCGCTCAACTCGGCCCCCCAGGGTCGCGGCAGCATAAGTAAACCTGAGCCCTGAGGGAGAGAATATCTAGTCTCCTTTTACCGACTTGACGACCAGGTAGGGGCTGCTCAGGTCGAAGACATAGCCCTCGATCTGCAGGGGTCTGGATTGCTCCGCCGCTTCCGCGATCTGACCGCGCAAATTCTCTTGGCCTACCACCTCGACTCGTTTGGTCAGGATCGAGCGATAGAGATCTCGTGCATAGGATTCATCCGGATTGAACTGCAGATCCGCGCTTTGTCGTTCGGTGTCAAGCTGCATCGGAATTTCGTGACCGTCGAGGCTCAACCGGATCATGGTGGAGTGCAGGGGCTTACTCCCAGGTTTCACGCCGACCCTCCCCGTGACGTTGAGATCCCTAAATCGTTGCGGCATCATTTCGAATCCCGGACGGTAAGGAAAGCCTATACTGCCTGGCATTCCCCCTAAGCCAACACCGCCGGGCATTCCCCCTAACCCTCCCGCGTGGACACCTCCTCCCGCGAAGCCGCCCCCGGAGACACCTCCTCCGCCAAGGCCGCCGCCACCGCCAACCGCGCCACCAGGAAAGGCGCTCGCAGTAGCAACGCCCGCCAAAGCGAAAGCAATCGCAAGCCCAATCCGTCTAAAGCTCAGTGGCAACATGGAGGGGCCTCCCTTCCGAAATATCAACCGCCGGTGATTGGTCTTTCCGGTTCCGCCACGCAATAGGCGCAGTGGCAGATGTCGCGCAGTTGTCGCGTCGTATAGATGGTCTCGTGACCGTCGGCCCATCCGATGAAAACTGCCTGCTCGCCAAGCCGGGTGAACTGGCGCATGCGCTGACTCTCGGCGCCGACGGCTTGCCGAGCGGTGCCGGCGCAGTCGTCGCAGGGACAGTAGCGGCGCAGGTTTTCGAGCGGAAAGATGCTGTCGTGGCCATCGGTCCACTGGACTCCGACCGCGTAACGCCCGACTTCGTTCAAGCCCTTGATCTTTGGGTTCTTTGGCTGAATAAGAGCCATAGGTGCAGTCTCGCAGCGGAGTATATCATCGCTGGCACGCCTAAGTGGAAGATGTATTCCGCGCCGTCTGCATCGCTGTGCAACCCTTTTGTAGACCGCTGGAGGTCCGAGATTCATGGATGAAAAAGCCAAGAAACAAACGCTGCTGATGATTCCTTACGGGCTGCAGGTGCTGGGCGCCGCGCATGGAGGGAAGGCGACCGTCGCGACCGTGAACTGGGTTACCCAGGCGAGCTTCAACCCGCCGCTGGTCGTGGTGGGAATCAAGAAGGATTCCGGGTCCCACGCTATGGTCAAGGATTCAAAAGCGTTTGCCCTCTCGATGCTCGGGTCCGGGCAGAAGGGAATCGCGGGTGCCTTCTTTCGTCACGTTGAACCCAAGGACGGCAAGTTCGGCGACTTTGCCTACGAGACCGGCACGAACGGTGCCCCGATAGTCAGTGATGCGCCGGCAGCCGTCGAATGCGAGGTGGTCGGTTTCTACGAGCTGGGAGATCACAGCGTCGTGGTGGGTAAGGTCA
This genomic window from Candidatus Binataceae bacterium contains:
- a CDS encoding arsenic transporter: MTTANDTIWAIAALSTLGVIARPWKLPEAIWAVSGAVMLVVLGLLAWSDALKAVAKGIDVYLFLSGMMLLAELARKEGLFDFLAGQAARLADGSATKLFALVFGVGTVVTVFMSNDATAVVLTPAVFAATKAAKVKNPLPYVLICAFIANAASFVLPISNPANLIIFRGHMPPLLQWLGRFALPSVLSIAVTYTVLRFTQRDSLSQEVIAAEVDVPGLSSGGRMTACGIVGTAIVLLLVSGFGVDLGLPTFVAAVATAAVVLFLKRDSPWTVMKDASWEILPLVAGLFVLVEALERSGVLNALIHVLQTATHRSAMATTWGTGVTLALISNLVNNLPAGLLAGSVVSASHVPQQVASAVLIGVDLGPNLSVTGSLATILWLSALRRENQEVSAWNFLKLGSVMMPPALLLAIAGLLVTGSVRYFF
- a CDS encoding MFS transporter: MLLIHPDDIDYELARGARDGEDDGKPARVLDLIEDRPLMIFLCCAVRFHFANAAVLPLLGEMLAKGKGRTSMMFVSACVVTTQFTITLIAAWVGRGAGSWGRKPLLLMGFGVLPVRGVLYTLTSSIYLLVGIQVLDGIGAGIFAVVSVLVIADLTRGTGRFNLTLGAIATAVGVGAALSQTIAGSIVHHFSYRAGFLFLASVAAAAFAILWLFMPETLDWKGDAPARVSMATR
- a CDS encoding MFS transporter, translated to MDRLPSSKCLRGLDWLNFLLADVQTGVGPFLAIYLAAYGWNEQRVGLALTIGGIAGIASQTPAGALVDRLKSKRALTAAGVFALAIGALLVAFHPSFWPVVTAQVLIGAMSSFFMPAIAAISFGIVGHKLFNLRQGRNQTFNSAGNVVAAVAMG
- the moaA gene encoding GTP 3',8-cyclase MoaA; this encodes MPRDSFNRQIDYLRISVVDRCNMRCVYCMPLDGIRFLPNSDLLTAQEIEMVVRAAIRIGFQKFRLTGGEPTLRSDLVEIVERVTRVDGVHDLAMTTNAMLLENLAQPLKEAGLTRINVHLDSLNPETVERQMRWGSFARVWKGIMAAEAAGLTPIKLNAVVTAGYNESEVVDLARLTLERDWHVRFIELMPLGGGECATLSVKRYVSNIETRRRIEAALGPLNELPTENLADESRNYRLSGARGVVGFISPVSEPYCGTCNRMRLTADGKFHLCLLNDDELDVRRALRSGSARALEEVSAILEHAVTMKPTGHHLLEGRSTRERSMYQIGG
- a CDS encoding MMPL family transporter; its protein translation is MSFRYRVFRGLARLDFEYPWQVLLGCAALAVVALLYTRAHLQFQTGQEDLISGHSRDTSNYRHYENEFPDLDSLIVVVRADRDPARAERFADTFAARVTADHENVRSVLYKIDAGALANRALLYLSSGDLGELAAHIRDYRAFLSAYAANPTLNNFFALTNGEANRAMTSAMVGSLFGDQNSPADSSKGKLNLALVDAMLNGMLARGNFASPWDDLTSVGPTQGVLRDGYIASDNGKYLIMNVVRADEHEGAPNTIDAIDAHLAAVREHFPGVEAGMTGGPALARTETTSTAHDIALASLIAILSNVLLVVIPFGGIVEPAFALAALLIGVAWSFGFTALAIGHLNLLSAVFTSILAGIGINFPIHLMARYDEARRGGRVTRESIELGVVNTGAGVVASACIMALAFLMPIFSDFKGIAELGIVSAGGLFLCLLSAMLVFPSLLVIRDRRRTPHLAPSLKLVERETWLQRMFARPRLTVATVSAATIIGMVAVRGLHFDQNLLKLQAESTEAVHFEELLLKDSGRSSWFAVSLNPTREEAQRRAELFSKLPQVADAETIATYVPAEQARKRVMLEGLQPLIAGLKLSPPGPPSDPALLRRELAALNFKLAGARDSDPSGAAAHTAELTAQAIARLDSDAGAFEQFEKAAARAFAVKLAQFKAMLDPSEVTIDNLPTELRNHFIGRSGIYLVQIYPRGDVWEDIPLARFIGALRGVDSDVTGAPVQAYSIATVMRRGYERAAVLALIAVFVFVFADFRNLRDTALATVPLLFGGAWLLETMGLLGWEFNLANLFAVPIIIGTGVDNGVNMLYRWREERDKSQLILNTAVGKSVTISSLTTIAGFAALIPATHRGIASLGWVLSLGVTFILIATLVVLPAILELVGGALPRRRVQEPGAARIALEPQVGSRAKRSGLLAILMVCVIAWPCGRAGAQSPDEKAASDRAVDQAEVLVRQAGESKPPDSQKIRSAIDKLHDAIRMNPSNDSAYVDLGFCYSVLKDGPTAIEMYVKATRINPSGANFKELADIYMRIGDPENGLMAANAGITHDPQNASLYNAKGMALHDLGRNDEAATAFQKALELNPSFAVARANLRALNSAPQGRGSISKPEP
- a CDS encoding gamma-butyrobetaine hydroxylase-like domain-containing protein; its protein translation is MALIQPKNPKIKGLNEVGRYAVGVQWTDGHDSIFPLENLRRYCPCDDCAGTARQAVGAESQRMRQFTRLGEQAVFIGWADGHETIYTTRQLRDICHCAYCVAEPERPITGG
- a CDS encoding flavin reductase family protein; its protein translation is MDEKAKKQTLLMIPYGLQVLGAAHGGKATVATVNWVTQASFNPPLVVVGIKKDSGSHAMVKDSKAFALSMLGSGQKGIAGAFFRHVEPKDGKFGDFAYETGTNGAPIVSDAPAAVECEVVGFYELGDHSVVVGKVTEAHLKRDAEPLTMKETGWNYGG